The proteins below are encoded in one region of Lactuca sativa cultivar Salinas chromosome 3, Lsat_Salinas_v11, whole genome shotgun sequence:
- the LOC111914406 gene encoding MLP-like protein 31, whose translation MAITGKISREVEIKCHRHLVFELYKHRPHDSSLVHPEKVEACHLISGQWGVPGAVIQWHYYHDGKKETAKEIIEEVDDELHKIVFKVIEGDILEVYNSFTFILTTKDVGDKRFVIWTIEFEKANASIPDPTSYLDLVCEIAGKMDSHFLK comes from the exons ATGGCTATAACAGGAAAGATATCACGTGAAGTTGAAATCAAATGTCATCGTCACCTGGTCTTTGAACTCTACAAGCACAGGCCACACGACTCGTCACTCGTTCACCCTGAGAAGGTTGAAGCTTGCCATTTAATTTCTGGTCAATGGGGTGTTCCAGGAGCTGTCATTCAGTGGCACTACTACCATG ATGGAAAAAAGGAAACTGCGAAAGAAATCATTGAAGAAGTTGATGATGAATTacacaaaattgttttcaaagtcATTGAAGGAGATATCTTGGAGGTGTATAATTCCTTCACCTTCATCCTTACGACCAAAGATGTGGGCGATAAGAGGTTTGTTATCTGGACTATAGAGTTCGAGAAGGCGAATGCAAGCATACCAGATCCAACATCCTATTTGGATTTGGTTTGTGAAATAGCTGGAAAAATGGATTCTCATTTTCTCAAGTAA
- the LOC111914470 gene encoding MLP-like protein 31 — protein sequence MAIKGKISGEVEIKCHRHLVFELFKHKPHDTSVVDPERIEACHLVSGEWGVPGAVVLWHYYHDGKKETAKEIIEEIDDELHKIVFKVIEGDILEVYNSLSFIFTTKDVGDKKFVIWTIEFEKANASIPDPTSYLDLVCGIVGNMDSHFLK from the exons ATGGCTATCAAAGGAAAGATATCAGGTGAAGTTGAAATCAAATGTCATCGTCACCTGGTCTTTGAACTCTTCAAGCACAAGCCACACGACACGTCAGTCGTTGACCCTGAGAGGATTGAAGCTTGCCATTTAGTTTCGGGTGAATGGGGTGTTCCTGGAGCTGTCGTTCTGTGGCACTACTACCATG ATGGAAAAAAGGAAACTGCTAAAGAAATCATTGAAGAAATTGATGATGAATTACACAAAATTGTGTTCAAAGTGATTGAAGGAGATATCTTGGAGGTGTATAATTCCCTTAGTTTCATCTTTACCACCAAAGATGTGGGCGATAAGAAGTTTGTTATCTGGACTATAGAGTTCGAGAAGGCGAATGCAAGCATACCAGATCCAACATCGTATTTGGACTTGGTTTGTGGAATAGTTGGAAATATGGATTCTCATTTTCTCAAGTAA
- the LOC111914471 gene encoding kirola, with translation MAKIGKLVREVEIKSDINLVYEIYKHKPNNSAVIAPDKVQGCDLVSGQWGAPGSVILWRFIHDGKVESAKEIVEEVDDELHKIVFKVIEGGVLEVYNPLIITINVEDMGHKKLVIWTMEFEKVNANIPDPTPYLDLLCAVVGDMDAYFLKRP, from the exons ATGGCTAAAATAGGTAAGTTAGTCCGTGAAGTTGAAATCAAAAGTGATATTAATTTGGTCTATGAAATCTACAAGCACAAACCAAACAACTCTGCGGTCATCGCCCCTGATAAGGTTCAAGGTTGTGATTTAGTTTCTGGTCAATGGGGTGCGCCTGGATCTGTCATTCTCTGGCGCTTCATCCATG ATGGAAAAGTGGAAAGTGCAAAAGAAATAGTTGAAGAAGTTGATGACGAATTACACAAAATTGTGTTCAAGGTGATTGAAGGAGGAGTGTTGGAGGTGTATAATCCCTTAATCATCACGATTAATGTTGAAGATATGGGCCATAAGAAGTTGGTTATCTGGACTATGGAGTTCGAGAAGGTGAATGCAAATATACCTGATCCAACACCATATTTAGACTTGCTTTGTGCTGTGGTCGGAGATATGGATGCTTA